The window ACCCTGAATTCGAATCGTCCACATATCAAGTTATGTTGTTACTATACCCTAATCTTTGGTAGCAACATAACTTATGTAATCCAAGGTCCGAAAAAATGTGGCTGAATAGAGGTGGTGAttttccctctcattttttCTTATGCACTTCTTTTAGTTATGTCATTGGATTCTCGtttcatttattcaatctaaagaATACAAGAGGAGTGCATAGGCAGAAAATGAGATTGCGAAATTCACTTCGCTCAAATAAATGAATTTTAGCCTTCttcgaaaataaaaataaaaataaagataaagatGGTAATATTATAGAAACATTAACTAAATCTTAATAAAGGAGCTATACATATGATATCACCAGAAGTTATCCCTTTTGTTCACTCGCatttcaaatatttaattttcttgGTTGACAGGTTAACTTCCAAAGTGCAGTCCATTTTCGCAGACTTGTTCTtcttcatcaccatcatcaactCCACCTTTCCTTTCACCCTCGCTTCGCTCATCAGCCGCAAAACCCCGGTGCTCAGTTCAGTACGAAGACTGGAGTTTTTGGAGCTCGGCAGCCCCTTGGTACTCAAATTCACCGTGACATCAATCTTCTTGGTCGACAACATTCCGGCCTTGCCCTTGGGAATGCTAACTTGCCCGACAGTCGCGCCATCGTAGTCAAACTTAATAGTGCTTGCGTCAAACTTGTACCGACCGAAATTTGTGTTCTTGATCCTGATTTGGGTTGCGAATGTCATGTCGAACGAGGGCGTTGCAGGGGCGGCCGTGAGATTTTGCACGTCGACGGCACCAAGTCGCACCTTCGGCGACTTTACTTTCAGCACGGTGAGGCTTAGTGCGGTGATCACTATGATCTGAAACACAACAAACACAGCAATGTAGATTGCCAATCTGATTCTCTTCTTCCGTTTGAGCTCCTGCTGCTCCGGTTGCGAATTCGCCCTCTCTTGGTCACTTGTCTGATTGCTTTCCaccgccattttcttttcttttcctggaaAATGCCTCGGAGTTTTTATGAGTCGGGAGATGAATTGGGAGATGGAGAGAGTTTGTTGTGTATTTATAGGGAAGTTGTGACTGAGGACTtagggaggaggaagaagaggtggCTTGTTCCTGCAAGAAAAGCCACAAGTGGATTTGTACGTATTAATTTCTGTTCCttgttgaattgaatttggaacgCGTTTCATCAGTTTGACTTTCTCGACTCCAATTAGAACGGTCGCATGGACCTCGCTTTGGTCCAATGTGGGAGAACTTTCCCATAGAAGCTTCCATGACATCCAACTTGGACCTTGAGACTTTCTTTCTACAAGTTGCCTCATGTCATGTCTCATATGGATTGGCCTTTGATATGGGTTGCTCAGGATTGGGCACGTTGTTTTATGTTTGGGCCGTGTGCCCCTAATGGTATCGTGAACATGTGCCAAGGTGCAGACGTCGATGTAATGACATTGGTTTGAACGAATGTGCTCCTTCTCACTATGTGTTCGAATTTGAAATGCTACTCTTGGTAGTTTAGATTTCATTAAAGCAGGATATTGCTTGCATAGGAAAAATAACCAATGTTGAGTTGAATTTGCTAAGATTAAGATCTGTTTGAGACTCTCGTACATGAAAAAAAGAACAATTGGCTCATAAGCACATTTTAGAAGCTCTTttattaaaaagagaaaaattgtaGGAAACACTTAAGTAATTTCCGCGATTTACTTACATTTCACTAAAAATTGATCCCAAAAGCTCTTTCAGCCAAAGTGCTTTTCGTCATGTAGAAAACtgaaactctttctaatagaaCAAAAGTGAGCATGAAAAACAAATAGTAATTATGCCgttctttttatttatgcatttctCGCCTCATTTTTGTCTATCTACTGTCCATCCATTCAATCTAAGAACCAATGTAAGAGGAGAAAAAGGAAATGCAGAAATcacttttcaaaataaaaaaaaaacccaaaaattaaaataaagtaagagaatttatttttatgattttctttaaaataaaataaaataaaaataaaaggcacaattctcatttttcttgtGAAATTTGAAAGGGGTGTGAttccacacatcccattttatttttcacacatctttttaattttcgaccgtcgaattggatgaattaaagaaaatcaacggacagaaattaatGTATGAAAATTAGTTTCCAATTGAAATTGTGAATCGCCTCCTCTCTCCGAGTCTCCAGAGCGCAAAAGTCTCccaaatattttaatattttggtttTGGAAGTGTCTGGTTCTGGTCTGTGTCTTATCTGGCTAAGCTCGTAGTCATCGTCTTCATCTCGTTCCTCCTCAGCCTCTCACACCCTTTCTTTCGTCGCACCTTCCGATTCCTCGGCTCTCTGAATTAGGGTTTCTGAGCTGCCCCAATTCTCAATTTCGTTTCCCATGGCTTCGATACTCGTCTCCTCCAAATCGTAGAGTAAAAGCATATTCATCGCAAAATTCGTATTTTCCAGGTAAAATTCTACttccttttctttcaaattagcCAGGAAATTCATGAATTTCAATTGAATTCTCATTTCTAGCTGtagaattttcattttttaaattataattactTTAGTAAAGAAGCAAACTTGCTGCAATTATTAGAAGCATAAACTAAAATATGAAAAgggattttttaattttctctgtATTTTCTTGTATTATGATTTGAATTAGATTTACAGAAAGATGGAATATTGTTAGGCACATATGTAACTTTCAGCTGGGAATGTTTTTGCAGGAAGGATGAAGAGTCTTAAGGATTGGATTTCTTCTCAGTTAGTTTCCATGCCTTTGGTTTTGCCTCGGCCATTGTCGGGCAGGGACAATTTCTTTAGAGAGGAATCCTCCAATGAAGAGATTAATGACCAAGGTAATGCCGCCCTTCCGATACTTCATCCATTGTACTTAATGAGTGATTCCTAAGATTGACTGTAAGATGTGCACTTCTTTAGTTTAAGAATTTTGTTTAGTGTAAAAGATACTAAATCCTTAGTTGATGCTAAAAAGTGGAAACCAATATCAATGTACGGGTTGTACATTGTTTGAATATGTGAAGAGAGTTCAATGTTTTCTAATTTTCAGGTGCTGCTCACTCGAACACTTTGGTAACACCACGCATCCATCCTGCCGCATCAACCTCATTTAATAGTGATCAGGAAAATCAGTCTGGTCCTTCCCTGCAGCATGCTGTAGTTGAAAATTCTGATCACTCTCATAATCGCTTTGGTAAGAAAAAGATGGATCCTTTGGTAAGAATTGACGATCTTCAAGTTAAATTTTTGCGCCTCCTCTTACGGCTTGGtctgtcacaaaacaatgttcTGGTGGCTAAGGTTCTTTATCGTATTCACCTGGCTACTTTGATACGAGCAGAAGAATCAGATTTGAAAAGAGTTAATCTCAGGAGTGATAGAGCTAGAGCAGTGGCAGCAGAACAAGAGGCATCTGGCCTGCCTGAAATGGATTTCTCTCTCAGAATCCTTGTCCTTGGGAAAACAGGAGTTGGCAAGAGTGCTACAATAAACTCTATATTTGACCAAACGAAGACTGAAACCAATGCATTTCGACCTGGCACAAATCGTATTCGAGAGGTTGTGGGAACTGTGAATGGGATTCAAGTAACTATCATCGATACCCCTGGTTTTTTGCCATCATGTACTGGTAATTTCCGCAGAAATAAGAAGATTATGCTCTCTGTGAAGAAATTTATTAGAAAAAGTCCACCTGACATCGTTTTGTTCTTCGAACGCCTCGACCTCATGAGTACTAGCTACAATGACTTCTCCCTCTTGAAGCAAATAACGGAAGTATTCGGTCCTGCAGTTTGGTTTAACACCATTCTTGTCATGACACATTCTTCCCTAGCACTTCCAGAAGGACCAGATGGGCATCCCGTCAATTATGAAGCATATGTGAGGCAAAACACAGATATGGTGCAGCACTATATACACCAGGCAGTGTCTGACTCCAGAATTGAAAACCCAGTGTTGTTAGTTGAGAATCATCCTCAGTGTAGGAAAAATATCGCCGGTGAAAAGATACTTCCAAACGGACAGGTTTGGAAATCCCAGTTTTTGTTATTATGCATTTGTACTAAAGTTCTGAGTGATGTCAATATCCTCATGAAATTTCAAGACAGCATTCATCTGGGGCCCTCAAATGCCACTCACGTGCCTTCTCTGCCgcatcttctctcttctcttctgCGTCATCGCTCTACTATTAGTTCAAGTGGAGGGGATGTTGAAGTTGATGAGAGCTTGGTTTCATATACGCAGGAGGAAGATGAGTATGATCAATTACCTCCAATCCGAATTCTAACAAAATCTCAGTTTGAGAGATTAACAAAATCACAGAAAAAAGACTATCTTGATGAATTGGATTATCGAGAGACCCTTTATCTAAAGAAACAGTTGAAAGAAGAGTATCGTAGGCAGATGGAGGTTAAGCTTTCCAAAGAGAAAAATATGGCGAGCGGTGATAATT of the Pyrus communis chromosome 1, drPyrComm1.1, whole genome shotgun sequence genome contains:
- the LOC137740781 gene encoding late embryogenesis abundant protein At1g64065-like, translated to MAVESNQTSDQERANSQPEQQELKRKKRIRLAIYIAVFVVFQIIVITALSLTVLKVKSPKVRLGAVDVQNLTAAPATPSFDMTFATQIRIKNTNFGRYKFDASTIKFDYDGATVGQVSIPKGKAGMLSTKKIDVTVNLSTKGLPSSKNSSLRTELSTGVLRLMSEARVKGKVELMMVMKKNKSAKMDCTLEVNLSTKKIKYLKCE
- the LOC137742216 gene encoding translocase of chloroplast 90, chloroplastic-like; this translates as MKSLKDWISSQLVSMPLVLPRPLSGRDNFFREESSNEEINDQGAAHSNTLVTPRIHPAASTSFNSDQENQSGPSLQHAVVENSDHSHNRFGKKKMDPLVRIDDLQVKFLRLLLRLGLSQNNVLVAKVLYRIHLATLIRAEESDLKRVNLRSDRARAVAAEQEASGLPEMDFSLRILVLGKTGVGKSATINSIFDQTKTETNAFRPGTNRIREVVGTVNGIQVTIIDTPGFLPSCTGNFRRNKKIMLSVKKFIRKSPPDIVLFFERLDLMSTSYNDFSLLKQITEVFGPAVWFNTILVMTHSSLALPEGPDGHPVNYEAYVRQNTDMVQHYIHQAVSDSRIENPVLLVENHPQCRKNIAGEKILPNGQVWKSQFLLLCICTKVLSDVNILMKFQDSIHLGPSNATHVPSLPHLLSSLLRHRSTISSSGGDVEVDESLVSYTQEEDEYDQLPPIRILTKSQFERLTKSQKKDYLDELDYRETLYLKKQLKEEYRRQMEVKLSKEKNMASGDNSDSQQASQEEAVLLPDMEVPPSFGSNCPAHRYRCLVTSDQWIMRPVLDSHGWDNDVGLDGISLETAMQVNRNVFTSVAGQMSKDKQDFSIQSECAAAYLHHSGTTYSVGLDVQSAGKDTIYTLHSNTKLRKLWHNVAESGFSLTSFGNKYYIGGKLEDTISVGKRLKLVMNVGQMMGPEQVAYGGSVEATLRGRDYPVRNVSLMMTILSFNKEMVLGGNLQSESRLGRDMRVSVNANLNTHRMGKISIKTSSTDHLQFNMVAAFTIFWALLRKKDVQSTVHE